The following proteins are encoded in a genomic region of Ornithinibacillus sp. 4-3:
- a CDS encoding ABC transporter ATP-binding protein, producing MIKVNDLHVSLNNKAILKNINASIPKGSFSGLIGPNGSGKTTLLKTLSKLIPYDKGEVSIAEKELSFYKHKTLARELSYVPQDTNIDFDFNVKDIVAMGRYAHGTFFNKEISNEAIVKEAMIATNTWRFADKSILSLSGGQRQLVCIAKALAQDTPLILLDEPIAALDIYYQIRILKLLKELTMQGKTVVTVLHDLNLVARFCENVLLLEDGKIKAHGSCKEVLTEQTLQETYQIEAAVREDKLIKTIQITPL from the coding sequence ATGATAAAAGTTAATGATCTGCATGTTTCATTAAATAATAAAGCCATTTTAAAAAATATTAATGCATCTATTCCAAAAGGAAGCTTTTCTGGATTAATTGGTCCAAATGGAAGCGGGAAAACTACTTTATTAAAAACTCTATCTAAATTGATTCCGTATGATAAAGGGGAAGTAAGCATAGCAGAAAAAGAATTATCATTCTATAAGCATAAAACACTAGCAAGGGAATTAAGTTATGTGCCACAAGATACGAATATAGATTTTGACTTTAACGTCAAGGATATTGTAGCTATGGGTAGGTATGCTCATGGTACGTTTTTTAATAAAGAAATATCTAACGAAGCTATCGTCAAAGAAGCAATGATTGCGACCAATACATGGCGTTTTGCAGATAAGTCGATTTTAAGCTTATCTGGTGGACAACGTCAGCTTGTATGTATAGCAAAAGCATTAGCTCAAGACACACCGCTTATTTTATTAGATGAACCAATTGCAGCACTCGATATTTATTATCAAATCCGGATTCTCAAATTACTTAAAGAGCTTACAATGCAAGGAAAAACAGTGGTGACTGTCTTACATGATCTAAATTTAGTTGCTCGCTTCTGTGAAAATGTACTGCTGCTTGAAGACGGAAAAATTAAAGCCCATGGTAGCTGTAAGGAGGTACTAACAGAACAGACATTACAAGAAACTTATCAAATTGAAGCTGCTGTAAGAGAAGACAAGCTAATAAAAACAATTCAAATTACACCATTGTAA
- a CDS encoding NAD(P)-dependent oxidoreductase: MTNVLILGATGRTGVSVLQQLSTYEYIQVIAAVRQDSDISRLPKTKSPIQTKPVDINNISSLHCAVEKADIVVNAIRMRGDIPETTLLEFDKRIRKAADGRKNLVIITVGGAGSLKMSNGKRFWQDVAFPERTLPRGRAHSRLRDYLETLPSPKSWAYLIPPPAYIPNGLRVGSYQRWDASNDEMSFLKKSISYEDFATAVCDAVRERWEGVHFIAGENLPT; encoded by the coding sequence ATGACAAATGTACTTATTTTAGGGGCAACTGGACGTACTGGGGTCTCCGTCTTACAACAATTATCAACATATGAGTATATCCAAGTTATTGCAGCAGTACGACAGGATAGTGATATTTCTAGACTACCAAAGACGAAATCCCCTATTCAGACGAAGCCTGTAGATATAAATAATATCTCTAGCTTGCATTGTGCGGTAGAGAAAGCTGATATAGTTGTAAATGCCATTCGCATGCGTGGAGATATTCCTGAAACTACGTTACTTGAATTCGACAAACGAATTCGAAAAGCAGCTGACGGTAGAAAGAATTTAGTGATTATTACAGTAGGAGGAGCCGGAAGTCTAAAAATGAGTAATGGCAAGCGATTTTGGCAAGACGTTGCTTTTCCAGAACGTACATTACCTAGAGGAAGAGCTCATAGCCGATTACGTGATTATCTGGAAACATTACCTTCCCCAAAATCATGGGCTTACTTAATCCCACCACCAGCATATATTCCTAATGGATTACGTGTTGGATCTTACCAGCGCTGGGACGCTTCAAACGATGAAATGAGTTTTTTAAAGAAAAGTATTAGCTATGAAGATTTTGCTACGGCAGTTTGTGACGCGGTAAGAGAGCGCTGGGAAGGAGTACATTTCATTGCTGGGGAAAATTTACCAACTTAA
- a CDS encoding FecCD family ABC transporter permease translates to MGKKNHPYVTKTLIVLIIMGIILVFVAIAGISIGPISIPFKETILIFLHKLNLVHYAGFTEQQWVVITDIRLPRVLVASLVGAALAVAGVSMQGLFRNPLVEPGYVGVSSGAALGAVCAIFFGWTSFHPWFLPISAFIGALSATFIILAVWKVTKQKSIAVLLLLGIGINSFFSAVMNVLVASSKDEQELRSIVYWLQGGLEARTWEHVSLIVIPIILGVGVLFLFGNRLNIMLLGEEHANTSGVNTRLTRNIILTIAAMITGIAVSVSGMIGFIGLVVPHILRLIIGPDHRLLLPASMLGGAIFLILADLISRMILQPITLQVGVVSALIGAPLFIILILRSFKGASL, encoded by the coding sequence ATGGGAAAGAAAAATCATCCATATGTAACAAAAACACTAATCGTGCTAATAATCATGGGTATCATTTTAGTATTTGTAGCAATCGCAGGTATATCAATTGGACCTATTTCTATACCTTTTAAGGAAACGATTTTAATCTTTTTACATAAGTTAAATCTGGTGCATTATGCAGGTTTTACAGAACAACAATGGGTTGTGATAACAGATATTCGACTTCCGAGGGTGCTTGTAGCTAGTTTAGTTGGGGCTGCACTTGCTGTAGCAGGAGTATCTATGCAAGGGTTATTTCGTAATCCATTGGTTGAGCCAGGTTATGTCGGGGTATCTAGCGGAGCTGCACTTGGTGCGGTTTGTGCAATATTCTTTGGTTGGACATCTTTTCATCCATGGTTTTTACCTATCTCTGCATTCATAGGAGCATTATCAGCCACATTTATTATCTTAGCTGTCTGGAAGGTGACAAAACAGAAGAGTATAGCAGTATTGCTTTTATTAGGAATTGGGATTAATTCTTTCTTTTCTGCCGTTATGAATGTCTTGGTTGCATCCTCTAAAGATGAGCAGGAGTTAAGAAGTATTGTTTACTGGTTGCAAGGGGGACTAGAAGCAAGAACCTGGGAGCATGTTTCGTTAATTGTTATTCCGATTATTTTAGGTGTTGGTGTCTTATTTCTTTTTGGAAATAGACTGAATATTATGCTGTTAGGTGAGGAGCACGCAAATACATCTGGTGTAAATACTCGTTTAACGCGAAATATTATTTTAACGATTGCAGCAATGATTACAGGGATTGCTGTTTCGGTCAGTGGAATGATTGGTTTTATTGGACTCGTTGTGCCACATATACTCAGGCTGATTATCGGCCCTGATCACCGTTTATTACTACCTGCAAGTATGCTAGGAGGAGCAATCTTTTTGATCTTAGCAGATTTGATTTCACGTATGATTTTACAACCAATTACCTTACAAGTTGGAGTTGTCAGCGCATTGATAGGAGCACCATTATTTATCATCCTGATATTAAGATCTTTTAAAGGAGCTTCATTATGA
- a CDS encoding ferrochelatase produces the protein MNILVLFSYGSLRTIDDVAGFYDDIFHGHGTAEQIEKGVEKYRALEKAEALGSNTYRIGRFLAKRLQQITGEEWETFVANHHASPSIEEVAKECAEIDPKQVVTLGLTPFDSVTGKNAYESRFAKKFRAHHTSTTIVHATSFYDNQLFRNVIVDRAKTAKQWLKEEVRNKAEIVFTAHSKPGTAAAHQKMINEYNELAKHIATELPCEHYHIAYRSGQPAPQRWLGPDVLDVISELAERQVSAVIFIEVLSVIENLEAVEEVTKDAVAKARSLGMEAIQSEYLNDSADFVEALVDHLCRELGI, from the coding sequence ATGAATATATTAGTATTATTTAGCTATGGAAGCTTAAGAACAATTGATGATGTGGCTGGTTTTTATGATGATATTTTTCACGGCCACGGGACAGCGGAACAAATTGAGAAGGGTGTAGAAAAATACCGCGCTCTTGAAAAAGCTGAAGCCCTAGGCTCTAATACATATCGGATTGGTAGGTTTTTGGCAAAACGGCTCCAACAAATAACGGGGGAGGAGTGGGAGACATTTGTTGCGAACCATCATGCTAGTCCTAGTATAGAAGAAGTCGCAAAAGAGTGCGCGGAGATAGATCCGAAACAAGTGGTCACACTTGGACTAACTCCCTTTGATTCGGTTACCGGTAAAAATGCTTATGAAAGCCGATTTGCAAAGAAGTTTCGAGCACATCATACCTCGACTACTATTGTCCATGCCACTTCCTTTTATGATAATCAATTGTTTAGAAATGTCATAGTAGATCGTGCTAAGACTGCTAAACAATGGCTAAAGGAAGAAGTTAGGAACAAGGCAGAGATTGTCTTTACTGCACATAGTAAGCCAGGAACCGCTGCTGCTCATCAAAAAATGATTAACGAATATAATGAATTAGCCAAACATATTGCAACAGAACTTCCATGTGAACATTATCATATCGCATATCGAAGCGGTCAACCTGCCCCGCAACGCTGGCTTGGTCCAGATGTTTTAGATGTTATTAGTGAGTTAGCGGAGCGACAAGTATCTGCAGTCATATTTATTGAAGTATTATCTGTGATTGAAAACTTAGAAGCTGTAGAAGAAGTGACAAAAGATGCTGTAGCTAAAGCACGAAGCCTAGGCATGGAAGCTATACAAAGTGAATACTTGAATGATAGTGCTGATTTTGTAGAAGCGCTTGTGGATCATTTATGTAGAGAGTTGGGGATTTGA
- a CDS encoding lysostaphin resistance A-like protein — protein MDWVKKITFHNKTKAFILSALSLILLLFSGFILLSVIDDKTMIANAQFASMGIQSILLILIYAIVQTGLSEELLFRGLLLKNFSNWWGFGAGNVIQALLFGLLHGILLFTYLSSSLVILIIIFSALAGWLMGYVNEKLGNGSILPSWIIHSLMNISSSLLLAFDIL, from the coding sequence ATGGATTGGGTTAAAAAAATAACTTTTCACAATAAAACAAAGGCCTTTATACTTTCTGCCCTGTCTCTTATTTTATTACTATTTTCAGGATTTATCTTGCTCTCTGTTATTGATGACAAAACAATGATAGCAAATGCACAATTTGCCTCTATGGGTATACAGAGTATTTTACTTATTTTGATTTATGCCATTGTACAAACAGGTTTATCGGAAGAATTATTATTTCGTGGACTCTTATTAAAAAACTTTTCAAATTGGTGGGGATTTGGAGCTGGTAATGTTATTCAAGCCCTCCTATTCGGACTGTTACATGGTATTCTCCTATTTACTTATTTAAGTAGCTCTTTAGTGATTTTAATCATTATTTTTTCTGCTTTAGCTGGATGGTTGATGGGATATGTGAATGAAAAACTAGGAAATGGATCTATATTGCCTAGCTGGATTATCCATAGTCTGATGAATATTAGTTCATCTTTGCTGCTTGCTTTTGATATTTTATAA
- a CDS encoding ABC transporter substrate-binding protein: MKKSILMMMAIFIFGLLIVGCQGGNEEERAEANEQEDNEGNGENSVEGESDTFPVTIELDGNSIEIKEKPERILPMSLDVAEIVLELVEPSRVVAIPKNAGNSVMSTQAEKAKEIENHVSSAVNIDPEEILSYDTDLLLLTKVHGQEEDASNVLSEVDLPTLFFNSVQTVEAFMQRVELIGKAVGETEKAVEVTNRLASDAESIQKKIPDGDTPPSVLVLSEVGTGTGPFMLGPTNISYDIIQLAGATPAIDSINLQSSTPASIEQVLQMDPDYIFLLDFTGVGEEVYEDLMGAPGWDTLTAVQNNNLKVLDVKYLMNPNVDVIEGLDIMVDWIYELEE, translated from the coding sequence ATGAAAAAGAGTATTTTAATGATGATGGCAATTTTCATATTCGGATTATTAATTGTAGGGTGTCAAGGAGGAAATGAAGAAGAAAGAGCGGAAGCAAATGAACAAGAAGATAACGAAGGGAATGGGGAGAACAGTGTAGAGGGTGAATCAGATACGTTTCCAGTAACCATAGAATTGGATGGAAATTCTATTGAAATTAAAGAAAAGCCTGAGCGTATATTACCAATGTCACTTGATGTAGCCGAAATTGTTCTGGAACTGGTTGAACCAAGTAGAGTAGTTGCGATACCGAAAAATGCAGGAAATTCAGTGATGTCTACACAAGCAGAAAAAGCCAAGGAAATTGAAAATCATGTATCTTCCGCAGTAAATATTGATCCAGAAGAAATTCTTTCCTATGATACAGATTTACTTCTACTAACAAAGGTACATGGACAAGAAGAGGATGCTAGTAATGTATTGAGTGAAGTTGATCTACCAACTCTTTTTTTTAATTCTGTACAAACGGTTGAGGCATTTATGCAAAGAGTTGAACTGATTGGTAAGGCAGTAGGTGAGACAGAGAAAGCTGTTGAAGTAACTAATAGATTAGCTTCAGATGCTGAGTCCATACAGAAAAAGATTCCTGATGGGGACACACCGCCTTCTGTTTTAGTATTATCAGAAGTAGGAACAGGGACAGGACCTTTTATGCTTGGACCTACTAATATTTCATATGATATTATTCAATTGGCAGGTGCTACACCAGCAATAGATTCTATTAATTTGCAAAGCTCCACACCTGCATCGATAGAACAGGTGTTACAAATGGATCCAGATTATATTTTTCTCCTTGATTTTACTGGCGTAGGAGAAGAGGTTTATGAAGATTTAATGGGAGCACCTGGTTGGGACACATTAACTGCTGTACAAAACAACAATCTAAAAGTATTAGATGTAAAATATTTAATGAACCCAAATGTAGATGTAATTGAGGGCCTTGATATTATGGTAGACTGGATTTATGAACTAGAGGAGTAA